The genomic region AAGCAGCAGGTGAACAAGAATTATATGAATTAGGTTTACATATTCTTAAAAATTGTAATAGACCTTCTTGTACACATTGTCAAGAGATTCTTAAGGCTATTTTAGAAGATAATGAAAAACCTAATTAAATTAATAGAACTTTATCAAAAGATGGCAGATTTAACTTTACTAAAATGTAAACAATGTAGAGTTCCTCTTAGTTGTTGTTCGATAGAATATTGTGAAATAGCATCTAATTATGCTAAAGAAATTTACAATATAAATTTACAGCCAACAGAAAATAAAAAATTACCATTTATGAGTTCACATGGATGTATAGTAGAACCATATTTAAGACCAATGTGCACACTACATGTTTGTTCTATTAATTCTATTGGTTGTGATATTAAAGATCCAAAATGGACAAAAATATATTTTGAGCTTAGAGAACAAATAGATATTTTAGAATATGAAGAAAGCTAAGGAAATCACATTAGAACAAGAACTAAAAAATTTAGATAAATGTTTTCAATTAGCTAAATCACGTTACTCATTTAATAAAGAAGATCGTTTTTTATCTAATATAGCTTTACTTTTTGGTGTAAAAATAACAGAAAATAAACCAATAGAATTTTCAGATATTTCAATCTTCTATAATCAGTTAGTAATCATAACAAAGGATAAATATGCTAGTAGAAAATTTATTGAAGAAGAAATTAAAGATATTAAGATATGTGATGAAGAGAAAAAAATATTGGGCGAAGATATTAAAGAACAAGAAAAGGGAAGATCAGAAATTAGTTCAGTCTTTATTTCGAAATTCCCAGATCAAATAGCTACATTACTTCATCAGAAAGATGGTTGTGAACAAGAAGAATGCGCAAGACATATATTTAATAAAATTTGGGTAGATGAAGAAAAAGGTCATCTTTTAAGTGCACAAACAGGAGCCGGTAAAACATATATTCTAGCTTCTATTATCAAGAATCTACTCCATAATAAATTTCTACAAAAATGTAATTGTATTTCTCCATTACCTATCGTCTATGTAACTAAAGCATCAGTAGTAGAACAAACAGAAAAGGTATTTAAAGATGAATTTAATATAGATACAGTTAATACTGTAGTTGTGGTTAATATAGAACTTTTACGTAGTAAATTTGGTAAACTATTTGTAAAAGAACAGGTTAATGTAGTTTCTGGAGTAGAACATATTGAATATGTATGGAATGAAAATATATTTCCTTGTCTATTTATTTGGGACGAATGTCAAATATTAGCTAGAGAGGAATCCATTCAATCTAAGATAGCACAAGGAGTTAATAGAATAACATCTAGACCAGTATATCAAATATTTGCATCTGCTACTCCATTTTCTAGAGTATATGAAGCTAGGTGTTTTGCTGTATCTACAAGAAGCACTTTTAATTTAGGTATTGGTAAAGTAGAATTAACTGATAGAAATTGGAAACAATTTGCAGCTCAAATAGCAGGTTCAGGTGACCCAATGGATTACAATGAAGCAGCTATAAAAAGACTTGTTTCTCATCTTGATCCTTACATAACAAGAATTAAAAACATTCGTCCAAAACATAAAGCTTTTAATGGAGTTCAGAAAATACATTTTCAAACAAAAGAAGAAAGAGAAGAATATGAGACAGCTTGGGAACGTTATGAGAAAGAAAAAGCAAGACTAGAAGAAGAACAAGAAAAAACAGGAGAAAATAGTTTTTTCCAAGTATTAGCACAACTTACCATAATGAGAAAAGCAGCA from Blattabacteriaceae bacterium harbors:
- a CDS encoding DEAD/DEAH box helicase family protein, whose translation is MKKAKEITLEQELKNLDKCFQLAKSRYSFNKEDRFLSNIALLFGVKITENKPIEFSDISIFYNQLVIITKDKYASRKFIEEEIKDIKICDEEKKILGEDIKEQEKGRSEISSVFISKFPDQIATLLHQKDGCEQEECARHIFNKIWVDEEKGHLLSAQTGAGKTYILASIIKNLLHNKFLQKCNCISPLPIVYVTKASVVEQTEKVFKDEFNIDTVNTVVVVNIELLRSKFGKLFVKEQVNVVSGVEHIEYVWNENIFPCLFIWDECQILAREESIQSKIAQGVNRITSRPVYQIFASATPFSRVYEARCFAVSTRSTFNLGIGKVELTDRNWKQFAAQIAGSGDPMDYNEAAIKRLVSHLDPYITRIKNIRPKHKAFNGVQKIHFQTKEEREEYETAWERYEKEKARLEEEQEKTGENSFFQVLAQLTIMRKAAEKCKRYHYAEFMDKTWKAGKAPVLACSFKGTITSTYKILVEDYNWKREDVSIIWGGSIETMNLKKKVALKMKNNKEFQELTKAAGIDLQELGFNLENLEEKTEEQLAFEKLHNLLTQKPEEREKEKMRFQKQLSKACFFTFKSGGVGLSLHHQYQKARPRETLLTPVYSEKELVQGLGRCPRITSLSDTYQYMVYYVGTVEESVAARVVMKLRNLKHVVKMRESWEDIFVGKKYKETEGQKELMDEIEEGNTMLDYIEEK